The stretch of DNA TGTAGCGAAGATCCTCGTTGACAAAATACTCTACGCGGTCGATGCCATTTCCCTCATCTAAAATTTCTACGGTGACATCGTGGAGTCGATCTTCTCTGGAAACAGAAGAGAGGCTTTGAGGGCTTGTGATGGCCAATTCAGGGACATTGGAGGCGGTCTCTGCGTTGTGAATATCGGAAGCGTATTCGGTGGGGGGCTGAGAATCTTCCTCCTGAGTTTTGGCCCAGGCATCAATATCGTCCTGCCAATTTCCCCAGGCCTCACGATGGATGCGATAACTTCGTTCTTCCACGGCATCTTCGGGGGAATATTCCGTGGCAAGCCGCTTTGTGATGGTTTCCACTTTAACGGTGACGAAGGCATCATCCACTTGGGTGGGAACCGCAAAGTCCGCAAAAATTTCTGTACCCACCATGTCGGGTGGAGTGCTTTCTCCCGCCAGTTTTCCGCTCGCCTTGCTCACCGCTATTTCACGAATTCCACTGGGGCGTTGCCATTCCGTGGGCTCCAGACGATTCAAAACTTTGCCCATGTAACTTTTCCAAATGGGGGCAATGGTGCTGTAGGACTCTCCATTGGAATTGAGGGCGCTTCCGTCGGCATTCCCGGCCCACCCAATGGTGACGAGCGTTGGGGTGTACGCGGCGATCCAGTTGTTGTTGGGCAGATTAGTGTTGGGTACATTGGAGGTCCCTGTTTTTGCCGCATTGTCGATGGCGGGGAGGTAAATGTTGGCGCCCAAGCCCGCGCTTGAGTCTGAGAGAATATCATTGATGATGTAGGCCACCTGGGGGTCCACGACTTTGGTTTTTTCTACTTTAGCTTCGTCCCATTGGTCCAGCACTTTTCCATCCGTGGTTTCTATTTTTAAGATGGAGCTCAGTTCGGTGTGGGTGCCATTGTTTGCAAAAACACTGTACGCCTCCGCCATTTCCAGCGGCGTTACTTCCGCAGTTCCCAGTGCCAAACTTGGGCCGGAGGGATATTCCGGATCGTAAACCAGACTGTCGAGGCCGAATTTTTTAGCATATTCTTTGATGGCCTTCTCCTCTCCCGCAAGGAAGTAGGCTTTGATGGCGGGGATATTTCTGGATTGGCCGAGGGCGTAACGCATGGTCATTGGACCTTTGAAACCACCATCAAAGTTATTAGGACTCCAGTTTCCAAAATTAGTTTTGACATCATAAAATACGGTGGCGGCCGTGTATTGGTTGAGCAGAGCCAGCGAGTACACGAAGGGCTTGAAGGAAGACCCCGGTTGACGAGCGCTGGTGACCATGTTCACTTGGCCATCTATTTCGGAATTTGTGAAGTCCACGGAGCCCACCATGGCAAGAATTTGTCCGGTTTGAGGTTGCACCGAGACCAGTGCGGCGTTGCTCGCTCCATAAGTGTCCAGCAGCGTGTCTTTGCGTTCTTCGATGGCTTCTTCCGCAGCTTTTTGGAAGTCGGGATCGAGCGTGGTGTAGACGCGTAAACCTCCTTGTTCCACCACATCCGCCCCATAGGTCTCTTCCAATTCTTGTTTCACCCACAGCACAAAGTGCTCGGCGGTATCGAGTTCGTTGTAATTTTTGAACTCAATACTTGCGATTTCTACCAGTGCGGCGTCGGCTTCTGACTGCGCAATCATGTCCAGTTCCACCATTCTTTCCAGCACCAAGTCCGATCGGCCTCTTATATAAAAGGTGCTTCCGTCCGGCATGGTGAACGCCGTCCCCAAAAGACCTCGAGTGAATTCGTCCAAGCCCAAGTCCTCTTCACTCTTAATGACTCGTCCGTTCAAACTTTCTTCCGTGAGCTCAAAGGCCAAGACGGAATATTTGTAGTTTCCATAAGGGGAGTAACGCGTGGGCTTGTTCGGGATTCCCGCCAAAATAGCGGACTCTCCTAAAGTGAGTTCACTGGCATCTTTTTCAAAATAGCGCTTGGAAGCAAGTTCAATTCCGTAGGCGTTGTTTCCGTATGGAATTTCATTGAGATACATCAAAAGGATCTCATTTTTGCTGAATTTTACTTCCATCACCAAGGCGATGAGAATTTCACGGTATTTACGAATGTAGCTGTGCTCCAAATTGAGCATGGCGTTTCTTGCCAACTGTTGAGTGATGGTGGAACCTCCTCTTGGGGTGCCTATGCCAAATTGTGAAAGAACTGCTTTGAAAAGAGCGGGGACATCAATCCCAATGTGTTTGTAAAATTTATCGTCTTCAATGGCCAGTGTGGCATCGATCAAGTAAGGAGAAATCTCTTCAAGAGTTTTGAGGGACTCACGGTTTTCTTCACCGTGAATGGTGTAGAGGAGATTCCCCTCGCGATCCATGATTTGAGTGGAATCTTTAGCCTGTGCTTCACTAGGATTGAAGCTGATGAGGAGCCAAAAGGCGTAGACGAAGGTTAAAAAAGCGATGGACAGTCCTCCTCCGAGTATTCCAATCAACACAAAACGGAGACCGCGTTCTTTTTTAGACATGTGCGGGCGGGGTTTTAGCTTTTCCCAGCCGTCTCGAATGTGTTTTTTAGTCCAGGTTTTCATAGACGCCCACGGATTATACCACCGGACCTCTCGATAGCAAGGAAGGCGGAGCCGTGAATTTTTTGGAACTCCTCTTCGGTCAGAGTCCTTTCGGGGTGGCGGAGGACAATCGTATAAGAAAGTGATTTTTTGTCTTCCGGGATATTCTTGCCTTCGTAGGAGTCAAAAAGCTCGACGGACTCTATTATTTTAGCTTCATCTCCTGAGCGAATAGCCCTCTCCAGCTCTGAGGATTTTGTTTTTTTATCAACCAGTACGGAGATATCAAAGCTCATGGATGGGAATTTGGGCAGCGGCTTGAACCGTTTTTCTTCGCGGCCGTTTTGGACCAGAGCGCTGAAATTCAGTTCGAAGGCGCCACTGTTTGTAGTCAAGTCATAGGCCTTGAGCACCCCCGGATGCACCGTGAAGAGGTGCCCAACGGTTTTGCCTCGCACGGTGATGTCCATGCATTTCTTGGGGTGCGCATAGGCCAGTGGTTTTTTGGATTCGTGCAGCTGGAAGGAAGTGACTCCAAACGCTTTTAAGTAGTTTTCCAAGGCCCCTTTGATGACGAAAAAAGGTTCGCCGGGCTCCGCCACCATGGCGGCCAAGTGTTTTTCTTCCCGAGGCATGTAGTCGCCGACTTCCTCGTAGGTGTGGCCAAGTTCAAAGATTCGCACCTTTTCAAAATTGCGTTGGTTCGTGGCGATATTGTCCAGCATTTTGGGGATGAGCGAGCGGCGCATGTGAGTTTGATCTTCGGAGAGGTAATTCAAAACCTTAAGGTGCCCCTCTTCCTGAAGTCCGCAGTTTTCCAAATGATTCTTGCTGTAGAAAGAATAATTCACCACCTCGGTGAAGCCCAGCCCAAGTGCAAAAATATTACGGGTGGCGTGTTTGTAAAACCGCTCCGGATTTTCGAGAGGGAGCTGCATGGGCTTGTGTGGGAGAACGGCGGGGATATTGTCGTAGCCATAGATGCGCGCCACTTCTTCCACAAGATCTTCTTCAATGCTCACATCTCCCGTTGCGCGATGCGCCGGCACGGTGACTTTTAGATTTTTTCCCATGAGTGCCACTTCAAACTCGAGAGACTTTAAAATGCTCACCATCTCTTTGGTCGGGATTTTTACACCGATCTTACTATTCACCGATTCCGGACTCACCGTGACCACAATTTTCTTAGGCTTCCAAGTGCCTTCTGTTACGATTGGACCGGCCAGTTTTGCCGATGGGCAAAGCTCTTGCAACAAGTTTATGGCGCGGTTTATGGCCACTTCTGTCATACCGGGGTCCAGGCCTTTTTCAAATCGTTGGGAGGCGTCGGTGCGTAGGGCGTGCCGTGCGGAACTTTTGCGGACCACCACGGGGTTGAAGGCGGCGGATTCCAAAATGATTTCGGTCGTCGCATCACTGATCCCGGATTTTAGTCCACCCTGAACTCCCGCCAAGCCCAGCGCTTCGCCAGACTTATTGCAGACCAGTGGATCTTCCTCATGTAGTTTTTTCTCAGTTTCATCCAGGGTCACTAATTTCTCACCTTTTTTTGCAGTGCGCACGATGAAGCCATCATCGCCCACCACTTTGCGGTCGTAGGCGTGCATGGGTTGGCCAAGTTCCAGCATCACAAAGTTGGTGACATCCACTATGTTGTTGTGGGGATTCATTCCGGCTGCTCGTAGGCGGGCTTTCATCCACTCGGGTGACTCTTCAATCTTAATTCCGGTCATAATGGCCGCTGAAAACCGCGGACACAGGGTAGAGTTTTCAATTTTAATGGAGACTTTTTCTTTGCCGCTTGCAGGCTTTATTTTCAAGAAAGGGTCGAGTTTTTTAAGCGGTTTTCCAAAGATGGCGCCGAACTCTCGTGCAAAACCATAATGACTCCATAAATCCGGACGATGGGTGAGGGACTTGTTGTCCACTTCCAGGAGTGTGTCGTTTCGATTCAAGGCTTCCGCCAGAGGCGTGCCCACCTTGGCTTTGGTGGCTGTGAGGTCGTGAATGCGCACTTCCTTGGTCTCTGCCGTGTTGTCTGGCGCGAGGCCGATTTCTTCGCCTGCACAAATCATTCCATAACTGCTTTCGCCGCGAATTTTTGCTTCGGTGAGCTCCGCAGGTTCTCCTTCACCATGCCAACGGACCCAAGCCCCCGGTTTCGCCACGGCCACCAGCATTCCTTCAAATAAATTTTGCCCGCCACACACAATTTGTTCGGTTCGGTCGCCGATATCTACTTGAGCCAAATTCAAACGATCAGCCCCCGGATGTTTTTTTACGGAAAGCACTTTCCCAATCACCATGTTTTCATAATTCTTGGCCTCGTCAATCACGCCTTCCACTTCCGCCGTGTGTACGGTGAGTTCCCAGCCAAACTCTTTGCCGCTCAGCTTGGGCAAGTCCACAAATTCCCGAATCCAATTGAGTGAAATGTTCATTAAAACTGTTTGTTAAAACGCAGATCGCCGCTTTGCAAATGGCGAATGTCGTCGATGCCGTAACGCATCATTACGAGGCGGGTGAGGCCAAAGCCAAAGGCCCAACCCTGGTATTTTTTGCTGTCCACGCCGCCGGCTTTGAGTACATTGGGGTGTACCATTCCACAGCCCATGAACTCAATCCAACCTGTTCTTTTGCACACACGGCAGCCTTTTCCGTCACAAAACACGCAGGACATGTCCAACTCAATTCCGGGCTCCACAAAAGGAAAGTACCCCGGGCGGAACCGAACTTTCATATCTTTTTTAAAGAGGCGACTCAAGAAGTCTCGCATCACGGCCTTGAGACTTGCAATGGAAACATCGGTATCAATCAGAAGTCCCTCCACTTGGTCAAAAGTGTGCTCGTGGGAAGCGTCTGTGGCTTCGTTGCGGAACACGCGACCCGGCACGATGATTCGCAGCGGAGCGCCGTATTTACGCATGGCACGGATTTGATTGGGCGATGTTTGCGTTCGCAGCACCAGCTTTCCTTCTTCATGATCGGTATCTTTGTCCAAAAAGAAAGTATCCTGCATATCGCGCGCGGGGTGATGCGCGGGCACATTGAGCCCCTCAAAATTATAAAATTCACTTTCGATTTCAGGTCCATCCACCACGGTGAATCCCATTTGCTGAAAAATCCGTTCCACCTCTTCTTGCGTCTGGGGAACGGGATGCACGGAGCCCATGGCGAACTTTTCTCCCGGCAAACTGAGATCTATCCAGTCGCTTTCCAGCGCTTTGTCGATTTGCTTTCGCTCAAGAACGCGAGCGGCTTGCTTGAACTCCGCTTCCAACACCACTTTAAGCTCGTTGATGGCCTTTCCGGTTTTCTGTTTCTCTTCAATAGAAAGATCCTTCACTCCTTTAAGAAGCTCCGTGAGCTCACCATTTTTACCCAAAACTTTCCGCTCCACTTCTTTGAGCTGTTCGAGAGTTTCGGCGGATTGGAGGTCTTTTAAAGCCTCGGTACGAAGAGATTTAAGCTTTTCTTGCATGCGCGTAGTTTAGCAAGGAGTGCCGTGACTGGCTAGAGGTGAACTACTTGTAGTCTTTTAGGAGCATGATGTTGCCGAAAGATTTCGCCTGATTGTAGTATTTTAGATCTGCCGTTAGAAAAATAGCCCCGTATTCCATTGCAAGAGAGTGGTAAGAGGCGTCATAGAAAGAAACTTTGGGATATTTTTTCATTATTTTAAAGGCTAGGAAGTTTGAGCCTAGTGTGAGAAATAACTGCTTGAACCTGTATAAACTAAAGGCACTAAACAAGTGAGTCGCCTCCGATACGGAGTACTTTCTCCCGAGGTGACTGCTCACTTCCCAAAATGCAAAAGCAGGCAGCAGAATTTCTATGTGCCTTTTCTTGAAATCCTCTTCGAACTTCTGGGCTTGCTCCAAATCCTCGATTTCTTTGCCAAACCATTTGATTAGCACCGAAGCATCAGCAACATATTTAGAGCAGATCTTTTCTTGCTTCATGTATGGATTTTAATAATTCTTCATCAGTCATTTTTTTGTGACGGTGAGTTTTTTTGAATGTATCAATAAGCTCAAAAGCTTTTTCTCTGCTCAGGTCGATCATTTTTTCTTCCAAAAGAGTATTTACAAGACTACTCCTGTCACCTGAGGGCACGAGTGCCTCTAATTGCTCCAGAACACTTACATCGAGCATGAAGTTTACGCGTTTTCTTTGAGCTACTGCGGTGGGCATATGGTTTGGTGTAAGTTTATTACACACTCATTATACACACGATTTTGATGGCGATCAAGGGCCACCCCTCGCCTTTCATGCCAAGCCTATTGACAGCCTGGCTACTCGTTGATACGATATAGCAGTGGAAAATCTTACCGAAATGTTGAAAGGTGCTCTCGAAGGCTGTGTGCTTGAAATCATCAGCCGCGGTGAAACCTATGGATATGAAATTGCTTCGTCGCTTCGTCAGCTCGGTTTCACGGATGTTGTAGAAGGTACGATTTATACCATTCTTCTGAGGCTCGAAAAAAATGGTCTCGTAAACATCGAAAAAAGGCCGTCCACCATTGGCCCATCACGCAAGTTCTACACGCTCAACGCAGCTGGCCGTAAGGAATTGGAAAGCTTCTGGATAAAATGGGATTTCGTTTCGTCAAAGATTTATAAACTTAAAAAAACTTAATATGTTAGATTTTTTCAGAAAAATAATCGGCGATAAGAAAGAATATAGATCGATGATGGCGCGGGTCAAAGCTATGCCCAAGGATTATCAATTTGTGTTCAAAAAGATCCAGAATTATATGTTTAGTCGTGCGGGAGGTGATGGCATGGATATGTTGAAGGTTCAATACGAATTGATTGACCTGTTTGAATCCGGCGTTGCGGACGGCAGGCGCGTGCTGGAAATCACGGGTGAGGATGTGGCTGGTTTCTGCGACGAGCTTTTACGAAACACCAAAACCTGGACCGCAGCATCTCACGAGGCCTTGAATAGAGATGTGTTGAAAATGCTCGGGGGTCAGGGCAAAAAATGATGAGCAGTTAAATGCCTTGCAGTATTGATATTTCTTACAGTCATAGACTTATAGAGTTTATTGCTAATGATTTTGGCCAACTGACTTTTGTAAACATCTTCTCTTTTAAGGTTCCAATAGATAGCGCCTTTGATATAACGAACATCAATGAACTCTTTTTTGACAGGCAGTTCATCAATAACTTTTATCGAATCTATTTCCGGGAACAAGTACGCAACGTCGGTTCTTTGTTCTGAATCATTCACCCAGTTCTCAGGTATGGCCTCTGCAATCTTTTTCATTTCTTTTTCTGTCTTAACAATAGTGGGGATCTCAAAACCGAAATAGTTTTTCAAACCGATATTGATTTTTTCAGTAGCGTTTTTCAGCCCATCTTCTGACTCAAAAATAACATTCCCTGAATTGATATAGGTAGAAACATTAGTGTATCCAAAAGATTCAAAAAGGCTCTTTAGCTTCTTCATTTCAACCTTTCGATTTCCTCCAACATTTATTCCCCTGAGCAGTGCAATATATCTCATAATTAGTTTATTCCTTACAGTCCAAACTTCTTTTGAATTATCTCTGCTACTTGCTTGGCACTCAAGTTGTTGTTATCGATTTTTAAATAGTTCTTTCTATGAAATTCATTCTTTTTTGTATTAAAACGATAATCCCTTTCATGCTCGAGCAGGATTCTTTCAGAACTTTCAATATCTCGTTTGGTGGGTTTGTGCTCTAACCGTTCTGCTGTTTTATTTCGTCGAAGCCTTTCTTTGAGATCTGCTTCAAGTTCCACATAATATATTTTTGCCCCGACATCCTTGAAAATTTTTACTATTTTATCAACATACTTTTCTTCCGACTTAAGATCAAAAGCCCATACGAATGTAAAAATGAGGCCTTTTAAATTGCTCTTTGCCACTTCTTTAAAAATTGATCTACGAAACAAACCCACCAAACGATTGTGAGCCTGTGTTCCGAAATCAAAAAAGGGGATTACCAATTCGATCGTCATGTGATTATGAAATAACTTAAGTCCGGTAAGCTTTTCTAATTCTCTGCCCACACTCATTTTTCCGACAGCTGGTGGACCGAATAAAAGAATGAATTTCATAGCTTTAAAAAAATCATAATTGCAATGCCATTTCCGCTAACGGTTGTGAATAACTGAAGTTTGCTAATGGTAAAATAGGCCGAAGGTGAACCATTAGCAACTTTGAGCGAACGAAGTGAGCCGGTTATTCACTGTTCTGTGATGAAGAAAAAAGCCCAAAATGCACTTATCTTTCTAAATTTTCTTTTCCTTGATCCCAAATTAGAACCCATTGACTGCGTGAACTTTTTATTTGTTGAGTTATTCGAGGAGGCAAACTGGAAAAGTCTATGCCAGCTTCAGATCGGCTAGCAACACTACGTGGATCTGTAAACTGGTCTGGATCGAACCATTTACGGACATTGCCTACTATTACTTGTAATTTGCCACTACGTGGGTCTTCGTCAACAATATCACCCATTGGGGTTTCGCCACCGATGACCTCTACCGTATCTCTAGCTTTTGGTACTTGATTTCGCATATTAAGTAAGATAAGGTTAATTGTTTGTATTTTAGCATAAATTTGCATTAATGGCAAATTGAGTGTAGGATAGGTGAACTTGGGGGGCTACGAAATAGAAACGAGTTAACAAAAACCCCGCGGTTTGGGTGAGTACTAATGCCCCCCACTTTCTAAGAATTTTTCTTCCAAGCCCCTCAGCTCCTCATCCGCCCTTTCTTGGTCCTCAAGCGTCCATGGTCTAATCACGGTGTTTCCATTTTCGTCCCATTCGAATGTCCATTCTCGTTGTCCGGCCGCTAGATCTGGAAGAGTTTCTCGGTCCATCGTGAGATAGACCAGCGATTCGGGGTAAAATGGACGGATTAAAGCTACAGCAATCTGTCCTTCGGGTGGAGTTAAGAGCGTCTCAGTGAAGCGTATGACCTCCGCGGAGTTTTCTTCTGGGCTGTGCAGGTATGCTTCTAGCCAAGCACGAACGCTATCTCGCGATTCGTCGTCCAGCAACATTAAGAAGTCTGATGGGCCTAATATTACCCCTTTGGTTAGAGTACTGCCGCGCTCTGGATTCAAGTTTAGGACCACAGGTATCTCAGTAGTTCCAATTATAGTGGGCGGCATCGGATGCTGGTTAAATTATGGTTCGTGAGTTTAGCTGGTGTGAGAAAAAACTACAAGAAAACCCCTCCGAAGAGGGGTTTTGAATCACAAAGTGAGAGTCGAGTGACTATCGAACGGCGTCCTTGAGGGATTTTCCAGCCTTGAAAGCAGGAAGAACCATTGCTGGGATCTTGATTTTTTGGCTTGGGTTGCGAGGGTTAACACCTGTGCGAGAAGCGCGCTTTGAAACTCGGAAAGTTCCGAATCCGGTCAGCGTAACGCTTTGTCCTTTGGAAAGGCTCTTGGTTACAGCTTCGAGAACAGACTCAAGAGCTTGAGTGGCTGCCTTCTTTGTGATGCCTGCACTTTGTGCGGCAATGTTGATAAGATCACCTTTTGTCATGGCGGTGGAGTTAGAGATAAATCACGGCTTATTATAAAGCTCAAACGCGTTAAGACAAGCAAAAAGAAATCTTCTTTATTTGACAAAGATGCGGCTTCATCCCTATGGTATGCCCGCATGCCAGCAAAAAATTTAGTCATTGTAGAATCGCCTGGAAAGATCAAAACGATCTCCAAATATTTGGGGTCCGATTATCTAGTTATGGCTTCTATGGGCCATGTTCGCGATCTTCCCAAGACTAAAATGGGGATTGATACCGAGCACAATTTTGAGCCCAAGTACATTATTCCCAAAGAGAAGCAAAAAGTCATCAGTGGGCTGAAGGCCAAAATAAAGAAAGACACCACCGTTTACATCGCGACTGACGAGGACCGCGAAGGGGAGGCGATTGGATGGCATTTGGTGGAGGCGCTGGAACTCACGAAGCAAAAAGACTTGAAACGCATTGTGTTCCATGAAATCACCAAACCCGCGATTTTGGAGGCGATTGCAAATCCACGAAGCATCGACAAACATTTGGTGGACGCGCAGCAGGCGCGCCGCATTTTGGACCGTTTGGTGGGATATGAAC from Candidatus Gracilibacteria bacterium encodes:
- a CDS encoding transglycosylase domain-containing protein; its protein translation is MSKKERGLRFVLIGILGGGLSIAFLTFVYAFWLLISFNPSEAQAKDSTQIMDREGNLLYTIHGEENRESLKTLEEISPYLIDATLAIEDDKFYKHIGIDVPALFKAVLSQFGIGTPRGGSTITQQLARNAMLNLEHSYIRKYREILIALVMEVKFSKNEILLMYLNEIPYGNNAYGIELASKRYFEKDASELTLGESAILAGIPNKPTRYSPYGNYKYSVLAFELTEESLNGRVIKSEEDLGLDEFTRGLLGTAFTMPDGSTFYIRGRSDLVLERMVELDMIAQSEADAALVEIASIEFKNYNELDTAEHFVLWVKQELEETYGADVVEQGGLRVYTTLDPDFQKAAEEAIEERKDTLLDTYGASNAALVSVQPQTGQILAMVGSVDFTNSEIDGQVNMVTSARQPGSSFKPFVYSLALLNQYTAATVFYDVKTNFGNWSPNNFDGGFKGPMTMRYALGQSRNIPAIKAYFLAGEEKAIKEYAKKFGLDSLVYDPEYPSGPSLALGTAEVTPLEMAEAYSVFANNGTHTELSSILKIETTDGKVLDQWDEAKVEKTKVVDPQVAYIINDILSDSSAGLGANIYLPAIDNAAKTGTSNVPNTNLPNNNWIAAYTPTLVTIGWAGNADGSALNSNGESYSTIAPIWKSYMGKVLNRLEPTEWQRPSGIREIAVSKASGKLAGESTPPDMVGTEIFADFAVPTQVDDAFVTVKVETITKRLATEYSPEDAVEERSYRIHREAWGNWQDDIDAWAKTQEEDSQPPTEYASDIHNAETASNVPELAITSPQSLSSVSREDRLHDVTVEILDEGNGIDRVEYFVNEDLRYTSLEYPYDGIIVIPITSRSGSVLEITAKAVDQYGYSSESTIQLRVSDDGEDSNNSGNSAEPSDNSTNILDSILPKRRGQ
- the pheT gene encoding phenylalanine--tRNA ligase subunit beta, which gives rise to MNISLNWIREFVDLPKLSGKEFGWELTVHTAEVEGVIDEAKNYENMVIGKVLSVKKHPGADRLNLAQVDIGDRTEQIVCGGQNLFEGMLVAVAKPGAWVRWHGEGEPAELTEAKIRGESSYGMICAGEEIGLAPDNTAETKEVRIHDLTATKAKVGTPLAEALNRNDTLLEVDNKSLTHRPDLWSHYGFAREFGAIFGKPLKKLDPFLKIKPASGKEKVSIKIENSTLCPRFSAAIMTGIKIEESPEWMKARLRAAGMNPHNNIVDVTNFVMLELGQPMHAYDRKVVGDDGFIVRTAKKGEKLVTLDETEKKLHEEDPLVCNKSGEALGLAGVQGGLKSGISDATTEIILESAAFNPVVVRKSSARHALRTDASQRFEKGLDPGMTEVAINRAINLLQELCPSAKLAGPIVTEGTWKPKKIVVTVSPESVNSKIGVKIPTKEMVSILKSLEFEVALMGKNLKVTVPAHRATGDVSIEEDLVEEVARIYGYDNIPAVLPHKPMQLPLENPERFYKHATRNIFALGLGFTEVVNYSFYSKNHLENCGLQEEGHLKVLNYLSEDQTHMRRSLIPKMLDNIATNQRNFEKVRIFELGHTYEEVGDYMPREEKHLAAMVAEPGEPFFVIKGALENYLKAFGVTSFQLHESKKPLAYAHPKKCMDITVRGKTVGHLFTVHPGVLKAYDLTTNSGAFELNFSALVQNGREEKRFKPLPKFPSMSFDISVLVDKKTKSSELERAIRSGDEAKIIESVELFDSYEGKNIPEDKKSLSYTIVLRHPERTLTEEEFQKIHGSAFLAIERSGGIIRGRLGKPGLKNTFETAGKS
- the pheS gene encoding phenylalanine--tRNA ligase subunit alpha, with protein sequence MQEKLKSLRTEALKDLQSAETLEQLKEVERKVLGKNGELTELLKGVKDLSIEEKQKTGKAINELKVVLEAEFKQAARVLERKQIDKALESDWIDLSLPGEKFAMGSVHPVPQTQEEVERIFQQMGFTVVDGPEIESEFYNFEGLNVPAHHPARDMQDTFFLDKDTDHEEGKLVLRTQTSPNQIRAMRKYGAPLRIIVPGRVFRNEATDASHEHTFDQVEGLLIDTDVSIASLKAVMRDFLSRLFKKDMKVRFRPGYFPFVEPGIELDMSCVFCDGKGCRVCKRTGWIEFMGCGMVHPNVLKAGGVDSKKYQGWAFGFGLTRLVMMRYGIDDIRHLQSGDLRFNKQF
- a CDS encoding type II toxin-antitoxin system VapC family toxin, which translates into the protein MKQEKICSKYVADASVLIKWFGKEIEDLEQAQKFEEDFKKRHIEILLPAFAFWEVSSHLGRKYSVSEATHLFSAFSLYRFKQLFLTLGSNFLAFKIMKKYPKVSFYDASYHSLAMEYGAIFLTADLKYYNQAKSFGNIMLLKDYK
- a CDS encoding PadR family transcriptional regulator, which produces MENLTEMLKGALEGCVLEIISRGETYGYEIASSLRQLGFTDVVEGTIYTILLRLEKNGLVNIEKRPSTIGPSRKFYTLNAAGRKELESFWIKWDFVSSKIYKLKKT
- a CDS encoding DUF1048 domain-containing protein — encoded protein: MLDFFRKIIGDKKEYRSMMARVKAMPKDYQFVFKKIQNYMFSRAGGDGMDMLKVQYELIDLFESGVADGRRVLEITGEDVAGFCDELLRNTKTWTAASHEALNRDVLKMLGGQGKKGGAVKCLAVLIFLTVIDL
- a CDS encoding AAA family ATPase — translated: MKFILLFGPPAVGKMSVGRELEKLTGLKLFHNHMTIELVIPFFDFGTQAHNRLVGLFRRSIFKEVAKSNLKGLIFTFVWAFDLKSEEKYVDKIVKIFKDVGAKIYYVELEADLKERLRRNKTAERLEHKPTKRDIESSERILLEHERDYRFNTKKNEFHRKNYLKIDNNNLSAKQVAEIIQKKFGL
- a CDS encoding HU family DNA-binding protein; amino-acid sequence: MTKGDLINIAAQSAGITKKAATQALESVLEAVTKSLSKGQSVTLTGFGTFRVSKRASRTGVNPRNPSQKIKIPAMVLPAFKAGKSLKDAVR